From a single Ascaphus truei isolate aAscTru1 chromosome 2, aAscTru1.hap1, whole genome shotgun sequence genomic region:
- the LOC142488159 gene encoding uncharacterized protein LOC142488159, translating into MLLLYIVAPEGHVSPEREQVSSPGSASSTHLEEHDEEDYDDDDDDDDAAAAAIDTQIQASDHEEVPIETVLPPKRPANTTYDAIVASEGKIVEAENRRHSDLMTVLERMIALQEETVSQLAHLHRVFIEVPKQLQKINTSFEALVVQQTQANYWRMTNVPQFNTSQAGSVHAGQFSPHSSDIHSPGPNVTGQVADIAVQVPDDILPLPSVQIQQQTPTKEATKTKQDTHETDQPSLVQCLPTCSHVSVGTSPVREQSLPKSPVGESLPKSPVGESLPKSPVGESLPKSPVGESLPKSPVGESLATSPVGEQSLPKSPVGESLPKSPVGESLPKSPVGESLATSPAREVPEATQSGSVVPKVGGKRKRKIQETTSRPVTRSQKEQKK; encoded by the exons atgttattgttatatatagttgcccctgaaggacatgtgtcacctgagagggaacaagtgtcttcacctgggtcagccagctcaacacacctagaag aacatgatgaagaggattatgatgatgatgatgatgatgatgatgccgccgccgccgccatagacacacaaatacaagcaagtgaccatgaagaggttccaattgaaactgttttaccgccaaaacgtccagcaaataccacatatgatgcaattgtagcttctgagggaaaaattgtggaagcagaaaatcgtcgccattctgacctgatgacagtgctggaaaggatgattgcactgcaggaagaaacagtttcacaattggcacatctccacagagtcttcattgaagtgcctaaacagttgcaaaaaatcaacacctcattcgaagcattagttgttcagcaaacacaagctaattactggagaatgactaatgtaccacaattcaacacctcacaggcaggatctgttcatgcaggtcagttttcaccacattcatctgatattcattcaccaggcccaaatgttaccggtcaagtagcagacattgctgtgcaggttcctgatgacatcctacctctgccatctgtacaaattcagcagcagacacctacaaaggaggcgacaaaaacaaaacaagacacacatgaaacagaccaaccatcacttgtgcagtgtctaccaacttgctcacatgtgtcagtgggcacaagccctgtccgtgaacagtcactacccaaaagccctgtaggtgagtcactgcccaaaagccctgtaggtgaatcgctgcccaaaagccctgtaggtgaatcgctgcccaaaagccctgtaggtgaatcactgcccaaaagccctgtaggtgagtcactggccacaagccctgtaggtgaacagtcactacccaaaagccctgtaggtgagtcactgcccaaaagccctgtaggtgaatcactgcccaaaagcccggtaggtgagtcactggccacaagccctgcccgtgaagtgccagaggccactcaaagtggctctgttgtgcctaaagttggtggcaaaagaaaaaggaaaattcaagagacaacaagcaggcctgttactcgctcacaaaaggaacaaaaaaaataa